accacctctcttgtatctcctgcattgccatgcagattctctaccactgtgccacctgggtgtgtgtgttcacatacatatatttgaaaagaGGAATTTTTAATGGTTAGTAAGTAAAGAAAGCAAATGGTTTACTTGTAAAACGCTAACCTTTCAGAGAATTCCATTGTCATCAGTACCtgggagaaagaaaagtcaaTAAGATTGTTCATGAAAATATAGCTTATCACTGGAAGTGAGGAGGTGTTTTATTCTCTGAGACATACTAATTATGATAAATAGTACTAATTACAATGGATAGTCATATTCAAATTATTTACCTTAAACTTGGAGTCTAGATAGAACCAAAGACATTCTAGGTGAGATAAATAGTGTTAATAAATTGTGCAGACAAGAATGTGTAAGATGTATTTTAGATCAGAATGTAGCCCAATTTATGAAAAAGAAGGTTTCACGGGTCAACTAGACAAAAGTTTGGTGCCATTATGTAGATAGTCTTGCATGTTAGGTCAAGGCATGAATACTTTACTCAGTGTTTCAGatgtcatacacacacacttttctcaTGTACTATGCAAGTGTTTCTCATTTGCAAAGTAGGGGTAGAAGGTCCTTTGCCTAGCTCACAATCTCTctgatcttctttttcttctccatctcttACCCACTAAAACTCCTTAACTTTAAGAGTCCATCCTGGGACTACTAAAGGTTTTTGAAAGGGGAAGGAAATGTTGAAGACTTTTTAGTGGGGACTAACACAACAAAAGGATCTGATTGTAATCTGCAAGTTGGTGGGTTTTGGAGACCACTGCAATAATGTAGAAATGATGTGATAAAGACTTGAACTAAGGTGAGGACACTTATGTGTCATTTGCCATTCAGACATAGATGTTCTTTATGGAGTTTAAGAGACTATTAATAGAAGCAAGGTGATTACAAATACAGAGCAGGAACAGGCAAAGCATTTATTGTTGCTGCTTTTCTCTGCCTGGGTCCAAAATTGGGAACACAGCTGCTAGGGGAACTTTGTGCAGGAGTGTCCTGCCACAGTTGAGAAAGAGACACAGTGTTGGCACAGTGGTTTGAGaataggacacacacacacacttctgttgTGTAGTAACGGCTTACTAATGCTGAGGTAAACCAATATATAGGAgaagtgagtgttagtcgctcagttgtgtccgactctttgcgaccccatggactgtagcccgccaggctcctctgcccatgggattctccaggcaagaatactggagtagattgtcattCCGTTCTCCAGTATAAGGGAAAGAGGTAAGGTAATCCTGCAATGAATATGACTTGAATGTCCCCTAACATTTATTGCTTCATATTTAGAGGAATTATGTAAAAATGAATAGTGTAAGTGTTAATTAGCTCTTCTTCAGAAAGGAGGAAGACCATATAAGTAAGAAAAGTAGCAAGGCTAGAAGCAGTAAGCCACAGCATAATGATGAGTTAAATAACCATACCTTCATTCAATTTCTCTGGGTTTGGTGGggtagagaaaggaaagaatcatATGTGCTTTCAACTCTTTCTGTATGGCTTAATTGCAAAGAGTAATACATCTACAAAAGCAGAATGTTTGATAGTTTTGAATTAACGGGGTTTTGAATAGATTCTTTttaattcagaatattttattcagacatgttcaaagatgaagaaagataaattaagaataTGAACTCCCCTTTGGGCAGTAGAACATagtagttaataataatgtggaGCAAATtactctttgcctcagttttcccatctgaatAGTAAAGCTATTAAGATAGCCTCACAGGGTTGTTAGAAATATAATTGTTAATAGATTTAAAGCTCTTAAGCCTTCAGCATATAGTAAATTCTTAATGATTGTTAGCTCTCAATATTTGTGATTATTATTGTAATAGGTGTGAGGGTGGGCTCTTCCTGCCAGTTTATACCAACTATAATGCTTAATTCATAGGATTATGATAATACACTGGCATATAGTGTGTTTACAGTAAATATCATATTGCTGTTGCTGTGGAGAGCTCCTTCAGTAATACACTTTTTAGCATGAGTTGGATTGTTGTTTATCCTTGGAAAtgataaaattgcttttaaaatttttaattcaaactGACTTCCCTCTTGATTTGTCAGAATTAATGAGGTTTTATTGTACCAGACAGATCTCTAACTCAGTGTGAATAGACTAAATTTGACTCCTAAgttaggaaaatataaaatatcttaaaaagatTAAAGAGTTTTGGAGAGACATTCTACATCAAACAGGATGCTTCAGTTAATTTTTCCAGTGCAAGGCTATTTCCATCTGATTAAAAAAGTCTTATTCTGAAACTGTAAAATTTTCATAGAGATTCTCTGAACTTTTAACTATGGTTCCTTAACTTGTCCTTCAAAACTTGAAATTCTATGGAACTGACTCTTGTCTGATCTCTTTCACAGGCTATTGAAAAGTATTGCCGAGTCAGTGGCGGATTTTCTGGGGTGAAGGATGTGTACTCCTCTACTCCTACGCATGATGATGTACAGCAGAGCTTCTTTCTTGCTGAAACATTAAAGTAAGTAGATgctgtaaaatttttttaaactgtaggcTGGTTTTGCTATGTGGTCACTATGTGATCAATTGTGACTATGTTTTATTCCAGTAAATTTTATTCCAAATATATAGTGAAGTCTTGTATAGTTTACTCTTCAATTTTTAGTTTCATCTCATGGAAGAATGACTTAGACTCTTTGTCAAATAAGAGTACCTTTATTTTGTCTTTAGCCCTTTACTATGCATTAACATTGTCTTCTTAACGaatttactattaaaaaagaaatgcataaaatcaAGACCAACTTACTATGGTGTGTCTGTTTTCTCTGGTATTAGGATCTCTGGGGCAGAAATTGTTTTGCATATGTGCGCCTGTGTATCTTGCTTGTGTGCTTTTTCACCCtatcttaaaattcataatttGAGTATAATGGCAGAATTCTGGAAAGCTCTATAAGAATATATCAATACTcttatatagtcaaggctatggaaaAAGATttatgtacatgaatgtttattgaaGGTTTATAAAAAGTTACTCTTGGGTTAGTATTAGTTGGAAAGTTAAATAAGTTATTGTACATCCACAATGGATATTATAGACTCTTCACTGTATAATATTAAGTAGGCTATTAagtgcacatatacatatatagatgaaTATCTTGATAAGTATTTCAGCAACATCAAAATGTATACTGTCATGTACCTTAATTGGTGTTATTCTTTTAGATGCttttctggttttgcttttgttatcaggtaaaaataaattaaactgcTTATTTTCCTGCCTCAAATTCAGTTGCTGTCTTTATGCCTAGaatcaaaagaaattttttgAGCTGCAAAAAATTTAGAGATCCAACAAacaccattccagtccattcctCCTCTCTACATACGGACATTCCCAGTGCTACAGATCTCTTTACAACATAAAGAACAGTGTGTCataaggtgttttgttttttttttgttttttttttttttttaaatgtattcatagATAAGCTTTATTTCAATGTTTACATAAAAATGAGTTGATGTCGAACAGGAAAAGGTTTTTACAAAGGGTTAAAATTTATCAAACAACAGAACTTGGTCCTTCCCTTTAGTTTGAATTCAGTTGGCTGACGCATCGTTATTAGTATCCACCCTCACTAATCATTTTCATCACACACAGTATCTAAACGTCTTCAGGTGGCACTTCCTATTTCCCTGGAAGTCTCTTAAACTGCTTTCAGTTACAAGAGAAGGGCAAGGATTTTATTGGCTCATACTCTACTCCACTGGAGGCAAAGATACATCCCTCAATTCTCTTGTTTAAATTGTGGTTGTTGGCAAAGTGTCCAAATGAAGAATTTAATGCTAACACACAAAGAACATAGTATAATCTATGTATAACAGTAACTttgcttcaaatttttttcattaagaataatttttattctctttccacAAGGAAGTTATAAAAATACCTGTAAAAACATTGAAAAGGCTCTTTAAAATCCTGGAATGAAAAATTCTGAAGTATAAATTATGATACATTGTCTATGATTtgcaaataaagaataaaataaattctacaaGTTGGAATTTCTGAATGATTTTGGCAGGAATTTACCAGAAGGAGCCAGAACATCAAACCTtaacaattttctattttcatcccAATTGAGTTTTTGAAAAGCTGTATAATCTGTTGACAGGTACAGTCCACGTACAAACTTGCTTCTGCCGTTAATGATGAAGTCAATCTGAAGACAGATTTGTACGCTGGAtgcaccaggctcttccatgcaACTGACtggttttctcttatttttttccatcatgttttaaataaaagtaaatatatatatatggtaaaaaaatttaaatggtacaagaagatttaaaataatcagtaaatATCCTTTTTGCCTATAACCTAGAAAGTCTGATGTCTTCCAAATCATCAGTCACATGAATAATTTGCAAAGTGAAGTCAACCTTAGAGTCTCTTCATCTGAAAATTATTCTCGGGATTTCTGGAATGTGTTGATTCTCTCATATATTGCCTCTGTTACAGAGGAAAGCCATGCAGTCTTCTTCTAAAAAACAACTAACTACAAAAACAACTCGCACGCTCTGCTTTGAGAGAGCAAGTCCAGGCAACACCTTGTACTCCATGGATCTGGTCCTGGCTACAGGCAGAAGCTCTGGTATCAACCAGAGACTTGGGCGGGTGGCCAGAGCTCAGCCAAGCCCTTCCTGAATGCCTCGGATCCTCCGGGCCAGCTGCACATCCTTCGGGAAGAGCGTGACGCGGCCGGCGTGTAAGGAGAGGAGATAGGCATCCTCAAAGAGATGAACTAGAAATGCTTCTGCCGCCTCTTGTAGGGCCAACAGGGCCTGGGCTTGCCAATTGAAGTCCACACCACGAGTGAATTGAACACATATTTCTCTTGCCAGGCGGCAGAAGGGGCTCTTTCTTAACAGCAGGTGTGTGGTCTTCTGAAGAGTTCGGATCTCCTTCAGGACTGTATGTCTCCGGCGAGCAAGTGGACGGGAGGACGTGCCTAAGGACGGGGTCGGCCGGGGGGCGGCGGGAGCCGGGCTCGCGGGGCGCCTCCTTGGTGTTTCGGGCTTGCGTTTCTGGCGGCGGGGGCCCATGGCGGGCGCGCAGGGCTGGAGCCCTGCGGCTCCTTCTAGATCTTCTGGGTCcgggggcagaggctgggagggcCGGGCGCCTGGGTGCTATTGGAATTGCCCGCACCCCATAAGGTGTTTTGTTAATCTCATTAGATGATAAAGCACATCACTGCCTTATAAGGCTAACACTGCATTGTTCAGAAGCTTTTATTATTAGAAGCacattcatgtttttaattttttttttaacaccaaaacattttgtattggggtatagcttattaacaatgttgtgatagttttaggtgaacagcaaaaggactcagccatacatatgtatgtatccattctcccccaaacttaccatccaggctggcacataacattgagcagagttccatgtgctatacaataggtttttgttggttatccattttaagtatagcaatgtgtacatgaccttcctgAAGTCCTTAACTAttgctccaccccacccctcacccccgctCCGCCAGCAActatgaatttgttttctaagtctgagagtctttttctgttttgtaagtaagttcatttgtatcatttcttcttagatcccagatataaaggatgtcatatttctccttctctgtcttacttaCTTCACAcaatatgacactctctaggtccactcatgttgctgcaaatgaccttatt
This sequence is a window from Bos indicus x Bos taurus breed Angus x Brahman F1 hybrid unplaced genomic scaffold, Bos_hybrid_MaternalHap_v2.0 tig00001478_arrow_arrow_obj, whole genome shotgun sequence. Protein-coding genes within it:
- the LOC113888742 gene encoding histone H3-like centromeric protein A, which produces MGPRRQKRKPETPRRRPASPAPAAPRPTPSLGTSSRPLARRRHTVLKEIRTLQKTTHLLLRKSPFCRLAREICVQFTRGVDFNWQAQALLALQEAAEAFLVHLFEDAYLLSLHAGRVTLFPKDVQLARRIRGIQEGLG